A part of Candidatus Tanganyikabacteria bacterium genomic DNA contains:
- a CDS encoding peptidoglycan-binding protein, whose product EPRPARQPAPVRAPASGPGPSGLPEPRKPRLKTTGGSGPLLRKTARGTPVARLQRRLARFGIDPGPVDGVFGPRTERAVRRFQQRFDLAIDGVVGPRTWNRLGIAVQGKVRYPAPGAGRNSNRRTDIGGPQPAVIRQGKYIGAGIAAAFDRMVAAARRDGIDLVINSGYRTRAEQERLWRANPNPRYVAPPGTSNHEKGNAIDFLGTPGAWAWLRRNGGRFGFYNYPPEPWHYSTNGR is encoded by the coding sequence GAGCCGAGGCCGGCGCGGCAGCCTGCGCCAGTGCGCGCACCGGCGTCCGGGCCCGGGCCGTCAGGACTGCCGGAGCCCCGCAAGCCCCGCCTGAAGACGACCGGCGGCTCTGGCCCCTTGCTGCGCAAGACCGCCCGCGGCACGCCGGTCGCGCGCCTGCAGCGCCGCCTGGCGCGCTTCGGCATCGATCCCGGGCCGGTCGACGGAGTCTTCGGCCCCCGCACCGAGCGGGCCGTGCGGCGCTTCCAGCAAAGGTTCGATCTCGCGATCGACGGCGTCGTCGGGCCCAGGACCTGGAACCGCCTGGGCATCGCCGTCCAGGGCAAGGTGCGCTACCCGGCGCCGGGGGCAGGCCGCAACAGCAACCGGCGCACAGACATCGGCGGGCCGCAACCGGCGGTCATCCGCCAGGGCAAGTACATCGGCGCGGGCATCGCGGCCGCGTTCGACAGAATGGTCGCCGCGGCGAGGCGCGACGGGATCGACCTGGTGATCAACTCGGGCTACCGCACTCGCGCCGAGCAGGAGCGATTGTGGCGGGCCAACCCCAATCCCCGCTACGTGGCGCCGCCAGGGACCAGCAACCACGAGAAGGGCAACGCCATCGACTTCCTCGGCACGCCCGGCGCCTGGGCCTGGCTGCGGCGCAACGGGGGGCGGTTCGGCTTCTACAACTACCCGCCCGAACCCTGGCACTACTCGACCAACGGGCGGTGA